From a region of the Gossypium hirsutum isolate 1008001.06 unplaced genomic scaffold, Gossypium_hirsutum_v2.1 scaffold_184, whole genome shotgun sequence genome:
- the LOC121226446 gene encoding uncharacterized protein, with the protein MADYSWKLMSDSPSFSNASSLQYDHQSLCRAHMPEKKSKAKRCETEIISFERPCSSGSLRLHHDSSGSSSSCSSNVSAQVIDRYIDGEQLPEISKLRNSSTPGNGGRRHPPGARYTAPSSPTQSVKEKNSLIHLGMVTALVFTFHLEIGWKWIRA; encoded by the exons ATGGCTGACTACAGTTGGAAGCTAATGTCTGATAGCCCCAGCTTCAGTAATGCTTCTAGTCTT CAGTATGATCACCAATCGCT ATGCAGGGCTCATATGCCTGAGAAGAAATCTAAGGCAAAACGATGTGAAACAGAAATTATCAGTTTCGAGAGGCCGTGTTCTTCTGGTTCTTTGAGGCTGCACCATGATTCATCTGGCAGCTCTTCCTCTTGCTCTAGCAATGTGTCGGCCCAAGTTATCGATCGCTATATTGACGGAGAACAGCTTCCGGAAATTAGCAAGTTAAGGAACAGTTCAACTCCAGGAAATGGTGGTCGGAGGCATCCACCGGGAGCTCGATATACTGCACCTTCATCTCCGACACAGAGTGTCAAAGAGAAAAACAGTCTCATTCATTTAGGAATGGTGACAGCACTCGTCTTCACTTTTCATCTAGAGATAGGGTGGAAATGGATTCGGGCATGA